The following proteins are co-located in the Microvirga ossetica genome:
- a CDS encoding type II toxin-antitoxin system VapC family toxin — MTTFVDASALIAIIAGEPDADALINALEANPQRLGSPISVWETVAGLCHSHTFSVPAARDHVQRFLDLLVFERISIGEPEYLLALDAYAHYGKGRHPAKLNMGDCFAYACAKSRRAKLLFIGDDFTKTDIARAV, encoded by the coding sequence ATGACGACCTTTGTGGATGCGTCCGCTCTCATCGCGATCATCGCTGGAGAACCAGACGCAGACGCCCTCATTAATGCGCTTGAGGCCAATCCGCAGCGGCTGGGCTCTCCTATCTCCGTCTGGGAGACCGTCGCCGGGCTCTGTCACAGTCACACCTTTTCTGTTCCCGCCGCCCGCGACCACGTTCAGCGCTTCCTCGATCTGCTCGTCTTCGAGAGGATTTCCATTGGAGAGCCAGAATACCTCCTCGCGTTGGACGCCTATGCCCACTATGGCAAGGGACGTCATCCGGCAAAGCTCAACATGGGGGACTGCTTCGCCTACGCTTGCGCGAAAAGCCGCCGAGCGAAGCTCCTGTTCATCGGCGATGATTTCACCAAAACCGATATCGCCCGGGCTGTCTAA
- a CDS encoding RES family NAD+ phosphorylase: MPVDRLPAGTMLHRIHRTSLAPVFFGPGPGIPPTYRFDSARSWFGVLYVGLSRAGAAAETLLRNPQRLMVATSDITERAASELTCHREVRVVTLYGSGLSAVGTDNAISTGPYGPCGLWSDALWDHPDRPDGIAYKSRHDSNEICLALFERPDLTFDINSTRPLTAMLHEVAALLDAYGKSLSPT, encoded by the coding sequence TTGCCGGTCGATCGCCTGCCGGCCGGCACGATGCTGCACCGGATCCACCGGACCTCGCTCGCACCGGTGTTTTTTGGCCCCGGCCCTGGTATTCCGCCGACCTATCGGTTTGACAGCGCGCGCAGCTGGTTCGGCGTACTGTATGTCGGCCTGAGCCGGGCCGGTGCGGCAGCGGAAACGCTGCTGCGCAACCCGCAGCGCCTGATGGTCGCCACCTCGGACATCACGGAACGCGCTGCATCCGAGCTGACCTGCCACCGTGAGGTCCGCGTCGTGACGCTCTATGGTTCCGGTCTGTCAGCAGTCGGCACTGACAACGCGATCTCCACCGGCCCGTACGGACCCTGCGGTTTGTGGTCAGATGCCCTTTGGGACCATCCGGACCGCCCCGATGGGATCGCGTACAAGTCCCGGCACGACTCGAACGAAATCTGCCTAGCGCTCTTCGAGCGCCCTGACCTGACGTTCGACATTAACTCGACAAGGCCACTGACGGCGATGCTGCACGAGGTTGCAGCTCTGCTCGACGCCTACGGCAAATCCCTCTCGCCCACGTAG
- a CDS encoding nucleotidyltransferase domain-containing protein, whose product MAHSATQSIQRYPLTSILGTEANVRLLRELSRHGGQLSAPSLVARTGLGRTSVWVALTTLKEMRIVESAGTGRAVLYRIRTDHPLHAPLGALFEAEEARFSAIREVVRSAASESGPGVLAVWIYGSVARGEDRPDSDLDVAVITQPSELERVMDTVRDALRVPGETIGFTPSVVGVDLSDVDRLSRERDPWWTNIVADAIVLSGMHPEELAARARGMAEV is encoded by the coding sequence ATGGCTCACTCGGCTACCCAAAGCATCCAGCGATATCCGTTGACATCGATCCTCGGAACCGAGGCGAACGTCCGTCTGCTTCGCGAGCTGTCCCGGCACGGCGGCCAACTGTCCGCGCCATCCCTCGTCGCGCGCACCGGCCTTGGAAGGACAAGCGTCTGGGTAGCTCTCACGACTCTCAAGGAGATGCGCATCGTCGAATCGGCGGGGACGGGCCGCGCCGTGCTGTACCGCATCCGGACCGATCACCCCCTGCATGCCCCGTTGGGTGCGTTGTTTGAGGCCGAAGAGGCGCGCTTCTCGGCGATCCGCGAGGTCGTTCGGTCCGCGGCATCGGAAAGCGGGCCGGGCGTGCTGGCCGTCTGGATTTACGGCAGCGTCGCGCGCGGCGAGGATCGGCCGGACAGCGACCTCGACGTTGCCGTGATCACCCAACCGTCCGAGCTCGAGAGGGTCATGGACACCGTGCGTGACGCGCTCAGAGTTCCCGGGGAGACGATCGGCTTCACCCCCTCCGTGGTTGGCGTCGATCTCAGCGACGTCGACCGGCTTTCCCGCGAACGCGATCCCTGGTGGACCAACATCGTCGCCGATGCCATCGTCCTGTCGGGCATGCATCCTGAAGAACTGGCGGCCCGCGCGCGTGGAATGGCTGAGGTATGA
- a CDS encoding type II toxin-antitoxin system VapB family antitoxin has translation MPLYIKDDVTADLVAQLAKLRGLTKQDAVRLAVQAELDRDQAAIPLRVRVQTLRAAHPLPPPTDQPADKAFFDDLSGGL, from the coding sequence ATGCCACTTTATATCAAGGATGATGTGACTGCGGATCTGGTCGCCCAACTTGCCAAGCTTCGGGGTCTGACCAAACAGGATGCTGTTCGCCTCGCCGTTCAGGCTGAACTGGACAGAGATCAAGCGGCCATCCCGCTTCGAGTAAGGGTACAAACGCTTCGGGCGGCCCATCCTCTCCCGCCTCCAACGGATCAACCCGCCGACAAAGCCTTCTTCGACGACTTATCGGGGGGGCTATGA